ATCTCCGGATAGTTGTCATTTTTTGTTTGAAGAACATTTGTGTAAGGTCAAATGCCCATTGTCCTGATTGGATGCAGTGGCCAATAACCACTGCCCCTGAGTGTTTCGAAAAATCCTGATTCGTGATTCGTTGTTTGATATGTGCGTCGTAGTTAAGAAGAGCAGATAAATAACTTTCTTGACTGTGAAGACAATCAGCATGCCCGTTGGTATCGCTCCAGCGCACAAAGCTTCTAAAGTTTGTAAATATCGAGGATATATATATTCCTCGGTGAGTACCGATTTTATAAGAAACAGCTGCCGCTATAAGCCACTTGCGAAGGCTGGCGATGCGTGTCAGATCAAAATCTTCTGCAAAGCTAATTTTGTTTTTGGGCTTTACGGTTTGATCTGGTTTGAAGTAGGAAAGTTCGCCAATGTCAATTGTTGATTCGTCAAATTTCACGCGAACCGAACGGATATCGATTTGTTCAATATAATTTTCAATTTCAGTGTCGCTGAATTGATCCAGGTTGAGCACGTTATTTTTTTTTGGTTTTTCGAGGCTTTTCAACTTAAATTATTTCCTGCAAATAAGAGTCGAAACTCGTGCATGTGTGGAAAATATCGTGCATTTGGTTTTTGTAGTTAAAGTATTGCAATGTAGTGATCAACTTGGAGTGCCCCATTCGCTCCTGCACCGCCGTTATCGCTTGCATAAAGGAAATATCATTCTTGTTGTCAATACGCCCCCATATGTCATTGACTAGATTCATGCCAAAAGTGGCGCGTAAATCATGAAAGCGAAAGTCAAATGGAGTTTCAGAGGCATTGAGTAAAGGTTGCAACTCTCTGCGAACTGCTTGTCGCATCGCATCGCCAGTAGGAGGAGTTAAATAGCTGGCTTTTGCGGGGTCGTTTTTAGCCATATAGAATGGGTTGCCATCTGACGTTAAAAAAACGTAGTTGCCTTTCCTCACATCCTCTGAAGCTTTAGCCTCTCGGGAGGCATATCTTGGTGAGTTGATATAAACGAAAAGTTTTTTGTGCAGCCAGTCAGGGACTAACAGCTGAAGCGGTTTGCCGCCCTTTGTGTCTATGTTTGTGCCGGGGCCAACTATGAGTCTAATGTTTCTCCCATTGACTTCCCCATGAGTGACAATATTCTCTTTTCGAAGCGTTAGCACTGTCTGAAGACGAGCGCCCGTGACAAGGGCAAAAACACACATTAATAACAATTCAGTGTTTTTACAGTTTATGAGGCAGTTAATTAATGCTGTTTGTTCATCTTTGGTGTGAGGTCTTAATTTTCCTCCATCGCTTATGTGTCCATCTAAGCCCGTTTGTGAGGCATGACGGATTGGTTTTCTTAAGCTGTTCTTGCGGATTATTTTTGTGTGAGTAAATCCCTTCTCGTCAATGTAGTTTATGATTTTCGTTGTTTCGTCCCAAAGGCTGTGTTCGGGCTTAAAGTCGTGCTGGTTTTTTAGCCAGCTATAAAATCCGAATACACAGCCCAGTTTTTTATCTTCCGTATTCGAAGTGATTTGGCCGGCCTCGACCAATTTCTTGAGCCTTGATTTGTAGAAGTAGGTAGGGCGCTGAAGCTTCCTAGTTGGGAAGGTTAAGTAATCTAGCCCGGCTTCATTCAGGGCATTTATAAAATGCTTAAGTTCTGAGGCGATGCTTCGCAGCGTTTCACTATCCACTAAAGTGCGATTATCACTCTCTGAGATCTTGCTCAGAAGGTACAAGTTTCCGTGCCGCCAGGGAGAACCATCCGCCAACAGGAGGGATGGAAAATGCATGTATGCCATCGTTTCCGAGTTCAGTAATGGACGAGTGCCGTAAGGCTCGCCCTCTTTTCTAGTTATTGGGTTGCCCTCGGCATCGCGTGATTCGACGGTGGTAAGGGGGAGATGTCGAATTTTGAATACTTCCAATGCAGATGGCTTAAGCAACGCGTGGTACTCGGGAGGCTGTAATGAGGTGTCCATTATGGCCTATGGGCGCGGGTGGATTTCAAGATGCTTATGACTTGGGTATGGCTGGCGCATGCCCAAGCGCGAATTGTGGCGTCTGCGCGGGCCGGTGCTGACGCTGGCGGTCGGGTTGGTGCTGTTTACCGTGGTCGGTGCCGGCTACTTCATTCACTGGCTGCTACCGACGATTCCATTGCCGGTGGCGTTCGCGCTGGCGGCGGTGCTGTCGCCCACCGACGCCGTAGCAGTGTCGGCCATATCGCAGAACCGTTTGCCCACGCCGCTGATGCACATGCTGCAAGGCGAAGCGTTGATGAATGATGCTTCGGGTCTGGTGACTTTCAAGTTCGCCCTGGTGGCGGCGGTCACCGGTGCGTTTTCTTTGGCTAACGCCAGTCTGACGTTCGTGCTGGTGGCGGTTGGCGGGCTGGCGGTCGGTGTTGCGCTGAGCTGGCTGGTGGGCCGCTTGCGCGCATGGATGATCGCCCGGGGCTGGGACGATCCGGCGACCCATGTGGTGTTCATGTTGCTCCTGCCGTTTGCCGCTTACGTGCTGGCCGAACGGCTTGGCGCCTCGGGCATTCTCTCGGCGGTGGCGGCGGGGATGATGCAGAGCTGGCTCGATCTGCTGCCGCGCCAGACCAGCACCCGTTTGCTTAACCGCAGCGTCTGGTCGTTGCTGGAGTTTGCTTTCAACGGTTTGATCTTCCTGCTGCTCGGTCTGCAACTGCCGGACATCATCAAGGCTGTCGTCAGCCACGAAACCTCATTGTGGCCGACCCTGTTCTATCGCTGCCTCGACGTGGTGGCGATTTTCCTGGCACTGGTGTTGTTGCGTTTCATCTGGGTGCAAAGCATCTGGCGTCTGTCGGTCCTGCTGCGTCGCTTGCGCGGCAAGGGCGACCTCACGCAAGTGCCAACGGCCCGATCCTGCTGGCTGTTGACGGTTGGCGGGGTGCGCGGTGCGGTGACCCTGGCCGGCGTGATGTCGGTGCCGATGCTGATGGGCAGCGAGGCCTTTCCCGAACGGGATCTGCTGATCTTCATTGCTGCCGGGGTGATCCTGATGTCGCTGGTGGCAGCCTGCATCGCCTTGCCGTTGCTGCTGCGCGGGATCCAGAAAAGCCCCGACGACAAGCGTCGCCAGGAAGTCCGCGACGCTTGGCGCAAGACGGCCGAAGCGGCGATCCATGCGCTGGAAATCGAAGAGGTCAACCCGCAGGACGCCGCGCAAGCCGCACTGGCAGCGGAGCTCAAGGCGCGGATCATGTCCGAGTATCGCCATCAACTGGAAGTCTTCAACGATTCGGCGGAAGCCCAGGCGCTGGCATTCCAGATGGATCTGCTTGAACGCCGCCTGCGTCTCAAGGCGCTGCGGGCGCAACGCCTTGAGTTGTATAGCCTGAGTCGTCAGCACCAGATTGGCGATGATGTGCTGCGTGAAGTGTTGGGCGAGCTGGATTTGAGTGAGGCGAATCTGGGGCAGGTCAAATAGGAAAAGCGTTACTTGGGATAGAGCAATCTCATCAGACGTTTGTCTTTTCTACTGATCCGGCGGTTGATCGGTACCTCCCAGTTTCCCACCGTCAATGTGTTTGCCACTGGGTGGTGCATAATCGATTTCCGGTCGTAGGAAGTGTAGATCGCGTCCAGTGTGTCGAATGACGCGAACAGGTTTCTGTCGACCTGCTCTTCGGTCAGGGGATTCATTTCCCGGGTTCTGTAGAACTCATACACTTTCGGTTTATCCCACGGAATATTGGCCTTGGGATGCTGGTGCTCATGCATTGCGCCCAATGCGTGGCCGAATTCGTGAATCACGATTACCTCGAAGTCTTCGTGTTCCGGCTTCACTCCAAGATTCATGGTGGGATGGTCGGGGTGAATCAATAAAGCGTCAGTGCCCAGCATCGAACTGTTGTTATTGTTCTTTGTTGCAATCCGGATGTCGCCTTTCAAATCGTCGACAAATTCAAACTTCAGGTTGATGTACGGCAGCCATTGCCTGGCCGCAGCGATAATCCTGTTCTTGTGATCGGTATCGGGTGAATCCATGAAGGCAACTTTCAGGGTGCGGCCGTTGGCCCAGAGTTTTGAATAGTGAACGATGGAGCGTTTACGTCGAGTGCCGGAACTTGTACCGGCATTGGCGGGGTTTTCATTGATGGCTGCCGTATAAGCGGCTTGATCATCGGGCCATTGAATGAGTTGGCAATCCAGCAGATCGTTCATTTGCACTTCTTCCTTGAAGTTAAAGTTTTGAGTTTGTTTGTGCGCAGGGACAGGCGCGGCTCAAGACTAACGTCTGGCCGGAGGGCAAGTGAGATAAATAGCTGGAGGATCTGTAACCCGATATATGAGGCGCCCGTGCCGGATTGCCCGGCACGGGCGTTCAGGCGTTACTTGTGGCGCAGGACGAAATCGCGGATGCGTTCGGCCGCCTCGACGCATTCAGCCAGCGGCGCAACCAGTGCCATGCGCACGCGGCCGGCACCCGGGTTGACCCCGTCGACATCCCGGGACAGATACGAACCCGGCACCACGGTCACGTGCTCTTCGGCAAACAGATCCCGGCAGAACGCGGCGTCATCACCTTGAACGTTCGGCCACAGGTAGAAGCTGCCATCCGGACGCTGCACATCCATCACCGGGCTGAGGATCGCCAGTACGGCGTCGAACTTCTCGCGATACAGCGCACGGTTGGCGCGTACATGCACTTCATCATTCCACGCAGCAACGCTGGCCAGTTGGGTCTGAACCGGCATCGCGCAGCCGTGGTAGGTGCGGTACAGCAGGAAGCCTTTGAGGATGTCTGCATCACCGGCAACAAAGCCCGATCGCAGACCCGGCAGGTTCGAGCGCTTGGACAGGCTGTGGAACACCACGCAGCGCTTGAAGTCCTTGCGACCCAGTTCGGCGCAGGCGCTGAGCAGGCCTGGCGGTGGCGTCTGTTCGTCGAAGTACAGTTCGCTGTAGCACTCGTCGGCGGCGATCACGAAGTCGTATTCGTCGGCCAGGGCGATCAGCTTTTTCAGCACGTCGACCGGAATCAGCGCGCCGGTCGGGTTGCCCGGCGAACACAGGAACAGGATCTGGCAGCGTTTCCAGATGTCCGGCGATACCGCGTCGAAGTCCGGGTTGAAGCCGTTCTCGTCCAGGCATGGCAGGTAGTGCGGCTTGGCGCCGGCGAGGAACGCCGCGCCTTCGTAGATCTGATAGAACGGGTTCGGGCTGACCACCAGTGCGTCGTCGCCACGGTTGACCACGGTCTGGGTAAACGCAAACAGCGCTTCACGGGTGCCGTTGACCGGCAGCACGTTGCGCGCCGGGTCGATCCAGCCGCTCGGCACGTTGAAACGACGCTCGCACCAGGCGGCGATGGCTTCGCGAAGGGCAGGGATGCCGAGAGTGGTCGGGTACACCGCCATCTGCTCCAGATTGTTGGCCAGGGCTTCGGCGACAAAGCTTGGCGAACGGTGTTTCGGCTCGCCGATGGACAGCGCGATCGGGCGCTTGTCCGGGTTCGGCGTGACGCTGCCGAGCAGGGCGCGGAGCTTTTCGAACGGGTAGGGCTGCAACTGGGTCAGAGCGTTGTTCATCGGTGCGGGGTCTCGTGCAAAGCGATTGAATCCGGGCGCGCAATCAAATGCTGATGCGCGACAGTTTGATATCGGGTTCCTGATTGACGCTGAGCTGCTCGACGATGGCATCCTGCAAAC
This genomic window from Pseudomonas kribbensis contains:
- a CDS encoding site-specific integrase encodes the protein MDTSLQPPEYHALLKPSALEVFKIRHLPLTTVESRDAEGNPITRKEGEPYGTRPLLNSETMAYMHFPSLLLADGSPWRHGNLYLLSKISESDNRTLVDSETLRSIASELKHFINALNEAGLDYLTFPTRKLQRPTYFYKSRLKKLVEAGQITSNTEDKKLGCVFGFYSWLKNQHDFKPEHSLWDETTKIINYIDEKGFTHTKIIRKNSLRKPIRHASQTGLDGHISDGGKLRPHTKDEQTALINCLINCKNTELLLMCVFALVTGARLQTVLTLRKENIVTHGEVNGRNIRLIVGPGTNIDTKGGKPLQLLVPDWLHKKLFVYINSPRYASREAKASEDVRKGNYVFLTSDGNPFYMAKNDPAKASYLTPPTGDAMRQAVRRELQPLLNASETPFDFRFHDLRATFGMNLVNDIWGRIDNKNDISFMQAITAVQERMGHSKLITTLQYFNYKNQMHDIFHTCTSFDSYLQEII
- a CDS encoding M12 family metallopeptidase, which produces MNDLLDCQLIQWPDDQAAYTAAINENPANAGTSSGTRRKRSIVHYSKLWANGRTLKVAFMDSPDTDHKNRIIAAARQWLPYINLKFEFVDDLKGDIRIATKNNNNSSMLGTDALLIHPDHPTMNLGVKPEHEDFEVIVIHEFGHALGAMHEHQHPKANIPWDKPKVYEFYRTREMNPLTEEQVDRNLFASFDTLDAIYTSYDRKSIMHHPVANTLTVGNWEVPINRRISRKDKRLMRLLYPK
- the dapC gene encoding succinyldiaminopimelate transaminase, with the translated sequence MNNALTQLQPYPFEKLRALLGSVTPNPDKRPIALSIGEPKHRSPSFVAEALANNLEQMAVYPTTLGIPALREAIAAWCERRFNVPSGWIDPARNVLPVNGTREALFAFTQTVVNRGDDALVVSPNPFYQIYEGAAFLAGAKPHYLPCLDENGFNPDFDAVSPDIWKRCQILFLCSPGNPTGALIPVDVLKKLIALADEYDFVIAADECYSELYFDEQTPPPGLLSACAELGRKDFKRCVVFHSLSKRSNLPGLRSGFVAGDADILKGFLLYRTYHGCAMPVQTQLASVAAWNDEVHVRANRALYREKFDAVLAILSPVMDVQRPDGSFYLWPNVQGDDAAFCRDLFAEEHVTVVPGSYLSRDVDGVNPGAGRVRMALVAPLAECVEAAERIRDFVLRHK